The following proteins are encoded in a genomic region of Nicotiana sylvestris chromosome 4, ASM39365v2, whole genome shotgun sequence:
- the LOC104247645 gene encoding cytochrome P450 71AU50-like translates to MASIWQVLSLVVIVLYILQQLHNKFMKKKKKLPPGPKGFPIIGNLFMIGKNLHQDLYQIAKKHGPIMSMRFGLVPIIVASSPHAAELFLKKHDLVFASRPYNTAAQYIGYNQRNLTFGKYGPYWRNMRKLCTLELLSSLKINSFQAMRKQEIGNFVTFLNRAASNGIEVDISAKLASLSANMACLMVFGKKYMDEEFDERGFKDVIQETLVITATPNIGEFFPFLDRFDLQGFVPRMKKLAKIFDDFFEKIIDEHVQDSKRENKQAKDIVDTMMAIMQSGEAEFEFDRRHIKAVLLDMLIASMDTASTAIDWTFTELLRHPNVMKKLQNELEQVVGTNRMVEESDLEKLDYLDMVVKEGFRLHPVAPLLLPRESIEDCIVDGFDIPKGSRILVNTWAIGRDPEAWPEPEKFKPERFVGSNIDLRGRDFQLLPFGSGRRSCPGLQLGLTIVRLVLAQLVHCFDWELPNGMAPEDLDMTEKFGLVTARAQHLVAIPTYQLHV, encoded by the exons ATGGCCTCAATTTGGCAAGTTCTTTCACTAGTTGTAATAGTCCTATACATTCTTCAACAATTACACAACAAAttcatgaaaaagaaaaagaaacttccTCCAGGTCCAAAAGGGTTTCCAATTATTGGAAATCTATTTATGATTGGCAAAAACCTACATCAAGATCTTTATCAAATAGCCAAAAAACATGGTCCTATAATGAGTATGAGATTTGGTCTAGTTCCTATCATTGTTGCTTCATCTCCTCATGCTGCTGAACTATTCTTGAAAAAACATGATCTTGTTTTTGCTAGTAGACCATATAATACAGCTGCTCAATATATTGGATATAATCAAAGAAATCTTACTTTTGGTAAATATGGTCCTTATTGGCGAAATATGCGAAAATTATGTACGTTAGAATTGCTTAGTAGTCTCAAGATCAATTCATTTCAGGCCATGAGAAAAcaagaaattggaaattttgtgACTTTTCTCAATAGAGCAGCTTCTAATGGTATTGAGGTTGATATTAGTGCTAAACTTGCTTCATTAAGTGCAAATATGGCTTGTTTAATGGTATTTGGGAAGAAATATATGGATGAAGAATTTGATGAAAGGGGTTTTAAAGATGTAATTCAAGAGACATTAGTTATAACTGCAACACCAAATATTGGTGagttttttccttttcttgatAGGTTTGATTTGCAGGGATTTGTTCCACGTATGAAAAAATTGGCAAAGATTTTTGATGATTTTTTCGAGAAAATTATTGATGAACATGTTCAAGATTCCAAGAGGGAGAATAAGCAAGCCAAGGATATTGTTGATACTATGATGGCTATTATGCAATCTGGAGAAGCTGAATTCGAGTTCGATCGTCGCCATATCAAAGCTGTTTTGCTG GACATGTTAATAGCTTCAATGGACACTGCATCAACAGCAATTGATTGGACTTTCACTGAACTTCTAAGGCATCCTAATGTAATGAAGAAATTACAAAATGAGTTGGAACAAGTAGTTGGCACAAACAGAATGGTGGAAGAATCAGATTTGGAAAAATTAGATTACTTAGATATGGTTGTAAAAGAAGGTTTTAGGCTTCACCCTGTTGCACCACTATTACTTCCTCGTGAATCCATTGAAGATTGTATTGTTGATGGTTTTGATATACCTAAAGGTTCAAGAATTTTAGTAAATACTTGGGCAATTGGAAGAGATCCAGAAGCCTGGCCCGAACCCGAGAAGTTCAAGCCAGAAAGGTTTGTTGGTAGCAACATCGATCTTAGGGGACGTGATTTTCAACTTTTACCATTTGGCTCAGGGAGAAGGAGTTGCCCCGGATTACAATTAGGGCTCACCATTGTTCGCTTGGTGTTAGCGCAATTGGTTCATTGCTTTGATTGGGAACTACCAAATGGTATGGCGCCAGAAGATTTAGATATGACTGAGAAATTTGGTTTAGTTACAGCTAGAGCTCAACATTTAGTTGCTATTCCTACTTATCAATTGCATGTGTAG